From Jiangella mangrovi:
CGCCGCGAACCGTGGCGTCTCCGCGGTGGTCGGCAGCGGGACGCCGCCGGCCGTGGTGGGTCGCTGGGCGACCGGCGCCGACGTCCGCCAGGTCGCCGAGTTCGACTCGGGCGTGCTGGTCCTGGCCGGCGCGACGCTGCAGGCCTGGTCCTGGGACGGCACGCTGCTGTGGTCGGACGGGACGTCGGCGGCGACGCGGGTGCTGCACGTGGTGGGCGATACGGCTCTCGTCCTGTCGGGCGAGCGCGTGGTGCGGCGGGTGTCGCTGCGGACCGGCGCCTCGACGTGGCAGGGCGTGGCTCCGGACGGCACGAACCTGTCCGGTCCGGGGTCGTCGAAGGTGGCCGATGTGGGAGGCCGCGTCCTCTGGTTCACCGCGCCGACCTACGCGACCGCCGTCACGTGCCGCGAGCTGCTGCCCGGCGGCTCGGTCGAGACGCGCTGGGTGCGCGACTTCGGCGGCCACTACGACACCGGCTTCGGCCCGGTCATGGTGGTCGACGACGTACTGGGTTCGGGTGAGCCGCAGCTGCTGCTGTCCACGCGCACCGGCTCGGGCTACGGCACCAGCGACGACGACGTCAGCAGCGAGCGGCTGGTGCTCGGCCGCGAGGACGGGCGGCTGCTGCAGGTCGTCCTGTCGATCGACGACGGGTCGACGGTGACGGAGGTCGCCTACCGTCCCGATCCCGGCGACTACCCGTGCGCCCGCCCGTACGGCCTGCTACGGGTGGCGTCCGCGCCCGATGGCGAGCGGATCGTCGTCATGGTGAGCTGCCAGGTCGAGGAGTACTACGCCGTCACGCGGGTGCGCGACGGCGAGCTGTCGCGGGCGTGGGGGCGGTTCGTCGAGAAGGACTGGCCGCACGACGCCCAGGAGCTGCGGCCGCAGGTGTCGTCCGTCGTGCCGCGGCACGGGTCGAACCCGTGGCTGGTCACCGGCCACCACGACGGCGCGACCTGGACCACCGTCGTCGACGACGCCGTCACCGGCGAGCGGCTGCGGTCCCTGCCCGGGCACTACTTCTGGGGCGCTGCGGGCACGCTGGCGATCGTCTCCCCCGCGACCGCGCGGGCGCTGACCGGCCGCGAGCCGACGCTGGCGGTGCGGCTGGACGACCTCGACGCCGTGGTGGCCTCGCACGAGGGTCAACCGGTGGTGTGCGGCGCCGACGAGCTGCCGGCCGACGTGTCCTTCCACGCCGAGCGGCGGTCGCTCGTGGGCCTCGCGGGCGGTGTGGTGACCCGGCAACCGGACGGGACGGCGGTTTGGTGGTCGCCGGCGACGGGTTCGACGACGCCGCTGGGGGTGCCCGATGTGGTGGGCGCGTACTCGGGCGTGGGCGGCGCGGTGGTGCTCCTCGATGCCGAGGGTGCGCTGCACCGGATCGGGGCGGACCTGTCTCTGGGCGGGGTCGTGCGGCCGGGCGGACGGCGGGCGCAGGCGCTCGTCGTCACCGACGGCGACCGGCCTCTGGTCCTGCTCGACGGTGAGCGCTCCAGCCGGGCGGTGGGGCTCGACGGGTCCGAGGTCGCGTTGCCGGGGCGGGTCGTGGCGGCCGCGCGCGAGCCGTCCGGTGCCGCCGTCGTCGCCTGTCTGATGGACGACGGCGTGCGGTGCGTGGGTCTCGGAGGCGGCGAGGCGCGTGCCGTGGTGCCGGCACGTGGCCGGCCGACGCACGCCGTCCTGTTCGACGAGGCGCGGTTGCTGCTGGTGGCGGCGCGGACCGGCGTACACACGGCGACGATCGGCGTGTTCCGGGTCGTCGACGGCTCGCCGCTCTGGACCGACCCCGACCAGGGCCCGCACCCCAACACCCCTGCCGTCGCCCAGGATGCGGACGGCCGGTGGCTGGTCGCGTACGACGATCACGGCCAGCTCACCGTCCGCGACGGCTTGACCGGCGAGGTGCTGGCCAAGGACGACTGGACGGCCGCCTACACGACACCCATGCGGGTCGAGTCGCCGCCCGGGTGGCTGCGGGTGGGCGGCATCCACGGGATCGACGCGGTCGACGAGGCCGGCGCCGTCCGCTGGCGGCACGGCGCGCCATTGTGGACGTACTTCCCCGGCGAGGCGGCGCTGGCCGGTGCCGTGCTCGGCTGCGTGACGCGCGACGGCCGGCTGGACGCGTTCTCCGTCGCGGATGGGCGGGTCCTGTGGAGCGCTGAGCTGGGCGCGGTGGCGCAGCGGCCGCCGCTGGTCGCCGTGTCCTTGGCCAGTGGGGAGGGGTTGAGCTTCGTGGCAGGGACGGCCGACGGTTCACTGGTCGCGTTCTCTGCCGGGTCGGGTGAGCGGCGCGACTGGTCGGTGTCGTTCGGCGTCGCCGTCGAGACGTTGGTGGTGTGCTCGTTCGGCGGGCCGCGGCTCCTCGCCGGGACCGCCGACGGAGTGGTGCACGCCGTCGCGTTCTGAGGGGTTTCGCCGGGCGACCGTGCGCTGGGTTTGCCGAGTTGGCCGGCCCCTGCTGCTCTCCATGGTCGGGCGCGCGCTGGCGATGGGTTGCGCTGGCCGCTGACGGCTGCGCTGTGGTGTTCGGCAGTTGGTCCCGCCGACATCCAGCCCCGACGGCCGCTTTCCATGATCATCAAGGATTCACCACACCATAGGGGGTCGGATCCTTGATGATCATGGAGAAGGTCGGCTCAACAGCGCCTCGGAGGCCGACCTTCTCCATGATCAACGGTCGAGGGGCGAGCCGGTCGGCACTCCGGCCGTGGAACGGGTGTAGACGGGGCAAATCACGACATGATAGGACCTAGGTCATGTCACTAAGGTCCTAGGTCTGTGGTAAGGAGCCCGCCATGCCACGTCGTCACCTGTTCCGGAACGTCATCGCCGCCGTCGCGACGCTCGCGACCGCCGCCACCGGGCTCGGCCTGGCCGCCGTCCCCGCCCACGCCGTCGCTCCTGAGGACGGCACCGTCATCCAGTTGTCCGACGGCAGTTATCTGCCGATCGTCCCCGTCACCGGACACTCCCCCGTCGAGGCCGTCGGGTACCGGGTCAGCGGCGGCCAGTTGCGCGCCTACGACCAGGACGGCGTCCAGCTGTGGGCCCGTTCTACCACCGGCACGCAGCTGTCCGGCGGCTACGACTTCGACGCCGACGGCTGGCCGGACGTGGCCGTCACCATCTCGGCGAGCACCGGGTCCACCTGCGGCGTCACGCCGCTCACGACCACCACGCTGCACTTCTACCAGGGCGCCACCGGCACTCAGCACACCCCGCTCAGCCCGATGAGCGACATCTGCTGGTCCTTCCCGGGCACGACGCCGTACCCGACGCGCCAGTGGTCGGAGCTGGCGCCGCTCTGGGGCGACGAGACCAGCACGCTGTTCACGTCGCCCTACTACGCGACGACGTCGTGGTACCTCGGCTTCGCGAGCGGAAGCTTCAACACGGCCGGCGCGCTCTACTATCCGTCGACGTCGTCGTACGACGCCACGTACACGAACTCCCAGCCGAACACGTACCCGACCGGCACCGACTACATCCAGTACGCCCACGTCGCGAACGGACTCATCACGTCGGTCAGCGGGCAGAACCGGGCCGTCTTCTGGACCAGCGGCCGCGTCGCGCAGTACTCCATCGGCGCGCTCAGCAGCAGCCAGCTGGTCGCCGACCGGCCGTACCTGACCGGCGGG
This genomic window contains:
- a CDS encoding PQQ-binding-like beta-propeller repeat protein yields the protein MTGPDSSGRGDWLTARGAANRGVSAVVGSGTPPAVVGRWATGADVRQVAEFDSGVLVLAGATLQAWSWDGTLLWSDGTSAATRVLHVVGDTALVLSGERVVRRVSLRTGASTWQGVAPDGTNLSGPGSSKVADVGGRVLWFTAPTYATAVTCRELLPGGSVETRWVRDFGGHYDTGFGPVMVVDDVLGSGEPQLLLSTRTGSGYGTSDDDVSSERLVLGREDGRLLQVVLSIDDGSTVTEVAYRPDPGDYPCARPYGLLRVASAPDGERIVVMVSCQVEEYYAVTRVRDGELSRAWGRFVEKDWPHDAQELRPQVSSVVPRHGSNPWLVTGHHDGATWTTVVDDAVTGERLRSLPGHYFWGAAGTLAIVSPATARALTGREPTLAVRLDDLDAVVASHEGQPVVCGADELPADVSFHAERRSLVGLAGGVVTRQPDGTAVWWSPATGSTTPLGVPDVVGAYSGVGGAVVLLDAEGALHRIGADLSLGGVVRPGGRRAQALVVTDGDRPLVLLDGERSSRAVGLDGSEVALPGRVVAAAREPSGAAVVACLMDDGVRCVGLGGGEARAVVPARGRPTHAVLFDEARLLLVAARTGVHTATIGVFRVVDGSPLWTDPDQGPHPNTPAVAQDADGRWLVAYDDHGQLTVRDGLTGEVLAKDDWTAAYTTPMRVESPPGWLRVGGIHGIDAVDEAGAVRWRHGAPLWTYFPGEAALAGAVLGCVTRDGRLDAFSVADGRVLWSAELGAVAQRPPLVAVSLASGEGLSFVAGTADGSLVAFSAGSGERRDWSVSFGVAVETLVVCSFGGPRLLAGTADGVVHAVAF